The Hippoglossus stenolepis isolate QCI-W04-F060 chromosome 3, HSTE1.2, whole genome shotgun sequence genomic sequence gtagaaaagaagaaaaaaatcacttgAGAGTAATGGTCgattaattcaattttaaattttCAGAGCATTGGTAAGATGAGTTAAAGTTAGTTAGATAAAGTTAGTGCACAGGAAAGATGATTGTGTCAAGCACAGAGATGCGTCATGCATGCATTTGTCAATCAGACACAACTCATGAGatcaaatggaaattaaaactttttctAATTTCTAAGGCATGTTGGggacacgtgtgtgtttctaaTACCAATATATTGGCCgatatataaatattgaaaatgatttcttacattatcaaacccttatgacaaagaaatgtaattgagatATGATATTTTTtcacagtttaaccataaactttatattaaataactataaataaaaagacagcacaaatacatttaaataaatatagaacttcaattaagaaaataaaaatctttgatgtaaaatgtaaacataaatgcacatcttcgcatattcacaaacataaatgccAATGTCGATATGTCAGTGAAAGGATTGTATTGGCTGATTTTCATCGGGCTCTAGTAGTATTAGTACTGTGTCCTATAGAGTGTTAAGAGGTATAATGGCTCCAAGAGTGTTTGCAATGAAAGAGTACGAGTGTGTATGCCAAGGCGGAGAGAAATGCAAATCTAGGATAAACAATGCAGATTTGTTCAAATGCAGAGCAGGCACAGGAAACCCAGGTGCTGCGTTATTCCTCTGACTTACATGTTGGCTGGAAGACGCTCCCTTGACCTTTAATTTGCTCTTGCTTCCCACAGCTGTGGCACTCTTACGGCGTTCCTGCTCGTGGTCAAACTCCAGGTCCTCCAGGCGCTGAGTTAAGGCCAGTTTCTGCTGGATGGCCATTCGTAACAGAGAATTCAGGGTCTTCTTCTCATCCTCCGCAGCAGTCAGCTGCCGTTGCATGTCATCCAGCTGGATCACGTACTCGTcgcacctgagagagagagggaaaagaaagagaagagagagtgagagagagagggaaaggaagaAACAGGAGATATGCATTATTTCCAGCAGGTGGAGCAGTTTTCCTCAGATTGCTGCCGTTGTCACATGTTTTCTCCATCCCCCCAGACCACATTTTCCAGATGGGAGAAAGAGGTCTGGCTAGCTGACTCACAGAAGTATTACATCAGACtgttcccacaatgcattgtgtcTCTCTCAGACAGACGGACACTAACAGAAAGAAGTTATGCGGGAAGGTTttgaattattctttaaaataactAGGAAAAGATGCTGAAAGAGGTAGTATTAGTAGATCTATCAGTGTTATTGGTACTTTTGTAATGTTTCCTGTATCAGAGAAAATAGTGCATGTATTATAGGTTGTGCCCTTTCACATGACGGTTACAAGgatatctgtgtatttttaaaattcaaattcaatgaCTTTTAAGACCTCTTTAAGACcctagaaaataaataataaaaaatataaataaataataccaTATTGCAGCAAAGAACACTGAAGTATGGTAGTGGGCCCTGAAAGCTTTGCTTGAGTGGACATAGTCACTGTATTAGCTAAACTATCAGTAGAAGCCGTGAATGACTCTATAGGCATCATGCTTTTTCAAGAGCCAGCACACCGCTTGTGCTCATGTGCAAATCCAGTATTTTGCAGTTCACCTTCCCAAGTTTAAAGTTTTTGCCTCTCGCCTCATAGGAATCACTGGATTGTTTCCATTAATCACTGCATTTGTCATCTTCAAACCACAGATATTAGGCAACGTGACTAGTCGTGCTCTTGTTTCTAAGCAGAAGAAAGGAGAACTATTGCCACCCACTACGCAGAGTAGGTACTATTTAAGTCAGCATACACACAAATACGTTGAATAAGTAATGATGTGggatgtaaaataaatcataaatgaGCAAGATATGGGCACGCACATTCACTGCCCCAGATAAAAATGTAAAGCCTCCCCTCAGTtccatatatattttaagacatttttagaCCTTGAAAATCTAAAACTagatttaagatgttttaaGACTTAAAGGCTTTAAGAATCCGCGGGGACCCTGGTtcgcttttctttttcaagaaTTGAATGTAAATTAGTGATTGTGTTTAGTCATACCTTGTAGCAAACATGGCTCGCAGAGAGGAGAATGTAGCAGCATCCTCTTTCAGAGCCTTGAGTTCGTTGCGCAGCTTCGTCATCGTGTCAGTCACCATGATCTTCTCACTGTCGTACTTACTCTTCAGATTGGCCAGAGCAACCTCGGCCGTCTAAAGAGAATAGGATGTGATATAATTACTCACACATTTTCATGAAGTCTAAACTCAGCGGTTATTTTTAACTAAAACCAATGATCCCCTTTTTCTTGTATGTGTAAGTTTGATAAACAATGAACATCCTTcctctgagaaaacaaacacagcgtGGTCTCCTTACATGTTTGTTGGCCTTCAGCACGGCTCTGAGCGTGGCTATCTGTTCCcttttggtgctgagcagggaCTTCAGCTTGAGGATCTCTCCCATCCAagcctctttgtctttgtccgCCACCGTGCTCAACTCCAGATTGGCGAGTCTCTGGCGCGACAGCTCTGTGGTGCGGTCCACTGCCTGCTGCAAGTGGAGGATCTGGTCGCTGATGATGGCTACAAGGTTGTAGATGTTCATGGGTTCTGGGCGGTGCTCTGGGGCCGGAGATGTAGTAGCTGCGGTGCTGCTGGAGTCGGTTTTTCCAAACTCAGTCTCGGTGATCAGCCCCTTGCTGATAAGTACGAAAGTCTGGTGCTCTTTCCCTTCGTTCCCTCGTCTCACCATGACCTTGCCTTCCTTGTAGTAGTCGAGCATGACACGGTTAGGGGTCTCATTGTTGCACATACAAACGTGGTTGTAGAGATTGGCCAGCTCCTCACTGAAGGCTATTAGCTCATCCTGGGCCACATTAAGGCCGCCTTGTGATTCCCCTGCAGCCTTGCTGACCAAATTAAGCTCCTTCTCCAGACGAGTCACCTCTGCTTTATCTACTTGACTGATCTTCTCAAGGGATGCTAAACTTGACCTCAAGTCATGGACATCACTCTCCAACTGCGTTCGCTCATCTTCATACTGAGTACGACACTCCTCGTATTCTGCTCTAAGCGTTTTCAGTTCCTGCCTCAGCTCCCCAGCTTCAGACACAGCCACAGTGTATTTACACTGCAGGATCTCAGGCCCGTTGATGTCCAGCTCATAGTAGTCTCCGTCGTCGTGGCTGTCCCGGTCTTTTTCACTGTCGAGGGCAGACTGGCGCTCCTTACTGGCCTGAAGCTTCCTCATGGCGGTGAGGTTCTCCGTCAGTTTGTTGACAGTTTCCTTTTGCTCGGACACAGTCCCATAGGCCCGTTCCAGCTGCTTCTGGTTCTCCTGTAGAGAGTTTATCAAGGCCATTTTCTCCCGCTCCACCTGGTATTGAAAGATCTTTAAAGGTTAGTTGGCCAAATTTACAGCACTGaataaaatctaaacaaaaaagaaaagattcagCAATAGCTCTTTGGCTACGTAGAACACAAACAGTATCTTTCTCGCCATAGTTTCTGTCTTCAAATTCAACTAAATATCACCTTAAAATGAGCGAATGTGGGCAGTTCAAGCAGGTTTAACTGTTTCTACTGTAAACAAGAGTAAACTCGTGCAGCAATATCTTGAATTAGCAAATCGCTTTTTTGCTGTTTTGAATTTGGCTAAatcaattaataactaataTAAATGAAGGGACAGTAAAAGCATTTTTCTGAACCTCATGTATTCTATTGAGACTCATTCAACAGTGAGTAAACAAGAAGCGTTGGgcttttaattcatttttctgGACCACAAATGGATGACTGGTTCATTAAATGATATTGCCATTAATGCCTTTAAAAAGATCAAAGGAACTGCAACAGTCTCTTGTATAAATAACTTACAATATGTCTTTGATTCTAATATAATGGCATAATgatacattacattatataatgattttattatatGCAACCTAATGATGTTGTTTCATCACTATGAGACTACTATGACACTAGAGACTGCGTAGGTTAAGTCGCATCCCTGCAGAAGTGTCTGTATGGACAGTGTGAGTAAGGCAAGATGAATCTACAACTCAACTATATTTTTCTGCATGCACATACTGTTGTATGTTCAGTACCTAACATTTAAATCTCAAAATCCATTGTTTTCCGCTCATTCTAGTTGAAACCACACATGCAGGCAACACACTGCATTCAGGAAGCGTTGGTTGATGGTAAAAGTGGATTTAGTGAACTTCATACCtgactgagctgctgtttcagTTTCTGGATCTCGGAGATGTTGAGCTCACTGAGCAGGTCGTCCACCAGGCTGGGAGCCGGCTTGAAGGGCTCTCCTCTCTTGTTCACAGCGGCTCTGTTTTCGTCGCCCTCACCGGCCTTCATTAAGCCATTCTCAAAGCCTCTGATTAGATCATCGTTGTCGGGCTCGCTGATGGTGAAGGGATCGTCGTGGAGTTTCAGGTTGTCGAGGGAGATATTAAAAGAGCTGTTGTATACAGAGCCACCGATGGTCATCGAGTGGGAGAGCTGCTTGCGCAGGGAGGCCTTCTGCTCGCGCTCGGTTTTGATCGTCTCTAAGGCCTCTGTTAGCTGCCGCTCTGCAATTTCTCTAAGACGCATGGCTTCCTCCAGCTGGCTGTGCAGACACTGGGAGTCCTCCTCCAGACGCCGGAGCTCATGCTTTAGACCTTCGAATTCCACCTATACAGATggtcacaaatacaaatacatctGTCGATAACTACTTAACTGTGTCCACAGTAGGTTTTCTAGTAGgtcaaatatataataaacatgttttgtcactttcttaCATGACTGAAGAGCAATACCACGGGTAGTTTGAGGCATAAAAAGTTCTTAATCAGAAGTAACATAGCTCCATTACCACCTAGTTGAAGATGAGTAACAGAGTGAGTATTGTGTTTGGTGTTATTGGACTCACCTGGTTCTGTCTAAGCACAGATACTTGTTTCTGAAGAGAGATGTTCTCCTCTTCCAGCTCGCTGTAGTCCTGCAGCAGACGAGCCTCTCGCACCTTGTACTCTCTGATGTCATCACGTTGCTGACCGCGCTGTAGCTCTACCAGCTCTGAACTCTGCACGCAGGAAGAGATAGATAATGTCAGGTTATGGCAGGACGCATTAGTGTGAAGTCTTAATTAAATTCGATGCTCACTCTCTGCATTCTTGCGACAGGGGTCATTGAGAGTGAAATGAAGATTAGCATGTTTCACATACCACAGGGGCAAGACCTTGGCAGTGAATGTAATGACCGACGGAGGACATGGTCCAATTACCAATGTATTCTACAGAGAGCCGTGGTGGAGGACATCCTTTGTATCACTCGCAGTTGACCATTACATCATCTTTCCTGCTGGGCTCAAACTTGCTAACagtcgcccccccccctcccccattaCAATCACCAACTCTCTCACAACTACCGGTGAAATCCCAGTGGACTTCACAACTTCAACTTTGAGaccttttttattaaaactgattaaaagcaaaataatatttttatgttttaaaacacaaaaggtaCTGAGATCTCAGTTTTACAGCAGACCACAACTACTCATGTTATCATATAAAATGAACATGAATGCACATTTTTGCAAaaaatttataaatgtataaaaaaactCTAAACACATAATGAAGGGGTCTGAAAACTctctaaaattaaaaaaaaagtgtatattCGAAAATGGAAGAACATTCATACCCTCCTACTCTATCTTAATATGTATGTGTTTAGTTTTACCTCTTTCATCTCCAGGACAATGGAGGACAGACGATCGCTTTCAGCTTGTGCACTGGTCAGGGAGGCTTTGGCCTGTCGGAGTTCATTCTGCAACTCCAGGACATTCTGCTGGTAGACAGCCTCTTTACTGGCAGACTCCAGAATCAGAGTCTCTTCCCTGCTTTCTCCATCTGCTGCCACCTTCCTTTGGATTGAGTAAGCTTGTCCAAAGGCctggaggacagacagacagtatgGACATCAGAACACACTCATTTGTTCAAAGATTATAGAGACAAACTACAATTCTCACATGACCAAATAAACCCATTGCCCACAGATAGTTCATGATCAAAAATACCAGGAGCGTGTCGCTCCCCA encodes the following:
- the bicd2 gene encoding protein bicaudal D homolog 2; this translates as MEEREYPEGVLVTEAGPQWLRAEVERLTLELRETTREKIQAAEYGLAVLEEKQQLKQRFDELETEHETVRQERDQLKEAFGQAYSIQRKVAADGESREETLILESASKEAVYQQNVLELQNELRQAKASLTSAQAESDRLSSIVLEMKESSELVELQRGQQRDDIREYKVREARLLQDYSELEEENISLQKQVSVLRQNQVEFEGLKHELRRLEEDSQCLHSQLEEAMRLREIAERQLTEALETIKTEREQKASLRKQLSHSMTIGGSVYNSSFNISLDNLKLHDDPFTISEPDNDDLIRGFENGLMKAGEGDENRAAVNKRGEPFKPAPSLVDDLLSELNISEIQKLKQQLSQVEREKMALINSLQENQKQLERAYGTVSEQKETVNKLTENLTAMRKLQASKERQSALDSEKDRDSHDDGDYYELDINGPEILQCKYTVAVSEAGELRQELKTLRAEYEECRTQYEDERTQLESDVHDLRSSLASLEKISQVDKAEVTRLEKELNLVSKAAGESQGGLNVAQDELIAFSEELANLYNHVCMCNNETPNRVMLDYYKEGKVMVRRGNEGKEHQTFVLISKGLITETEFGKTDSSSTAATTSPAPEHRPEPMNIYNLVAIISDQILHLQQAVDRTTELSRQRLANLELSTVADKDKEAWMGEILKLKSLLSTKREQIATLRAVLKANKHTAEVALANLKSKYDSEKIMVTDTMTKLRNELKALKEDAATFSSLRAMFATRCDEYVIQLDDMQRQLTAAEDEKKTLNSLLRMAIQQKLALTQRLEDLEFDHEQERRKSATAVGSKSKLKVKGASSSQH